TTTCTTGTATCAATTAGAGTACAACAGAACTGGCACGTTTGTTAAAAGACCTAAAAGAGCAACATCTTTATAATGGGGTCGTCCTCGATACACCGTCCAACTACACAGCTGAGATATTAAATATAGCTTTGCAAATGAATCTTACTTCAACTGACGGTTGGTTGTGGGTAACAACTGACGGCAATTCTGAAAGTTGGTTACGACAACGATGGACCCAGTTCATAAATCTCGGTAACTGATAACAATATGGGCTCATTTTCGCTTATAGTAGTAACTTAGAATGGATTATAACTCGTAGATGTACTGGCTGTCTATCCTGAGAACTGCGAAAGAAGCATAATTTCAAATTACCCCCAATATGCATcacaaattcaaaatttaacaGTCAATTCGAAGCTGGCGATCGACTCTTTGCTTGCTGCAGCATACGGCTTTAACACTGTGATTCAACGACCTAATTTCAACCAAGTGAGTTTATGCTTACACGGCAAATAAAGAGATGTGTAATCCATACATCATTTTGTGCAGGCAACAGGTTTTAGTGGACACGAAGTAGCAAATGCAACGGTTTCTTCGAAATCCCACGGAATGTTTTGTAACCTAAAGTTTGACAGTTATGAAAGATCTCGCTCTTTCaattacaacattttaaagtttgctgGGGCTGGCTGGGTTGAAATGGCTACTTGGGATAACGTTGACAAATTGAAGTTGACCGGACTTCAAGACAGGGTACAGAAGAAAGGGAATTTCCACCTAAAAGTGACCACCATAGTTGAGGAGCCGTTCGTTTATTTCTCGAGCAGCAATAAAGGCGAGAAGAAACTTGAAGGGTTTTGTATTGACCTCCTCCACGCACTGAGTCAACTGTCTGGGTTCACATACGAAGTTAATTTGGTGGGAGATGGACACTTTGGCGGGTACAATGAATCCAGCCAATCTTGGAATGGAATGATTGGAGAATTGGAGCGAAAGGTCGCGGACATTGCAGTAGCCTCAATAACTGTCACTCAGTCCCGAGCAACAGCAGTTGACTTTTTGCCTTCGTTTATGACAATTGATCTCAAGTTTATTCTACATAGTTCAACTAAGTACAAGGAAGAGAAATACAGTGCCTACGCATTTTTGGAACCTTTTGAGACCAATCTGTATTATGCGATTATTTTCTGCGTGGTAATGCTCGCAGCTTTCATCTGTGTACTTTCAAAAATAAGTCCGTACGGAATCCGCGGCAATTTCTTTCACAGCCAACGGTCAGATGAATGGAGCGCCATACAAGCACAACATTCACCCTCGGAGCTAAAACGACACCAAAACGCCCGCCGACTCCGGACAGAGAAAACAGATGCTGAAAGGGGAATGGGTTTTAATAATGCTCTGTACTTTGTGTGGGCTGCACTGTTTTGGCAAACACCAGAACGTGTGCCACGATCTCTGTCTGCCCGCGTTATCACAGTGCTTTGGTATCTCGCCGCCGTAGTTTTCGTTGCTTCATACACGGCAAACATGGTTGCTGTGGTATCGCGCCACAGCGATTCTATTGATTCAGCACAGGACTTGTTGTTGCAAAACGACGTCTTGTTTGGTACAGTAGAAAGCAGCGCTGTGGAAACTCAACTAAGATCATCTGGAATTCGAATTGCTCAAAAAATTTACTCATTTATGACAGGGGAAAACGTAAAAGGCCAGAATATGATGGTGCCAAACATGGATACTGGTTTAGAGTACGTTCGTAAAGGAAAGTATGCTCTATTCTGGGATTCACTATCCATAGACTACGCGGCGGTGAATTCCAATTGTGAACTGGTATCAACTAAAGTCGGGTTTGGTGAGATCAAATACGGGATAGCTGTTACAAAGAATTCACCGCATTACCACATGCTTGCTGACAACTTGCTCGTGCTAAAACAGCACGGGGTGCTGAAAAGTTTGCGACTAAAATACTTTAATGCTCTGAAGGCGTGTGACCAAGATTCGTATTATTATGAAGATTTACGGCAGCTTGCTTTTAAGGATTTGGCTGGAGTGTTTTACTTGGTGGGTTATGCCATGGCTACTGGGTTTGGTATTCTGATTGCTGAATGGATTGTAGTTTCCTTCTATGATGTTAATCGTAATAACCCACTTGCTCCACAGTCTATGGTGGAAGCTTTCAGACGGCGCAGGCAACGTCTTATTG
The DNA window shown above is from Ciona intestinalis chromosome 3, KH, whole genome shotgun sequence and carries:
- the LOC100181658 gene encoding glutamate receptor 2-like, producing MHFQFAFNSANIWCSSMSKWILFAAVSFYFPTVSISSPAYVENRFIEVAVVSNEDSNVVSALQVAKQFIKDQDILPLWNFNITFLTPSCKYPQNISTSNILKRHFDLIIGPSLLCEEKQIPSLMAIQDSLYFSLLNTENSFRLPNLIKMSPLQMHHADAIVSILQYYKYKRIAIITSEDKQCLWEEIQWKAYSVGIDEVALFPIQSTTELARLLKDLKEQHLYNGVVLDTPSNYTAEILNIALQMNLTSTDGWLWVTTDGNSESWLRQRWTQFINLDVLAVYPENCERSIISNYPQYASQIQNLTVNSKLAIDSLLAAAYGFNTVIQRPNFNQATGFSGHEVANATVSSKSHGMFCNLKFDSYERSRSFNYNILKFAGAGWVEMATWDNVDKLKLTGLQDRVQKKGNFHLKVTTIVEEPFVYFSSSNKGEKKLEGFCIDLLHALSQLSGFTYEVNLVGDGHFGGYNESSQSWNGMIGELERKVADIAVASITVTQSRATAVDFLPSFMTIDLKFILHSSTKYKEEKYSAYAFLEPFETNLYYAIIFCVVMLAAFICVLSKISPYGIRGNFFHSQRSDEWSAIQAQHSPSELKRHQNARRLRTEKTDAERGMGFNNALYFVWAALFWQTPERVPRSLSARVITVLWYLAAVVFVASYTANMVAVVSRHSDSIDSAQDLLLQNDVLFGTVESSAVETQLRSSGIRIAQKIYSFMTGENVKGQNMMVPNMDTGLEYVRKGKYALFWDSLSIDYAAVNSNCELVSTKVGFGEIKYGIAVTKNSPHYHMLADNLLVLKQHGVLKSLRLKYFNALKACDQDSYYYEDLRQLAFKDLAGVFYLVGYAMATGFGILIAEWIVVSFYDVNRNNPLAPQSMVEAFRRRRQRLIVDIRNNWFPLERSIEKWSKISLPSQERVSDLVTAQTKGGKTRRPTDNVLRISKSSTHNAG